One genomic window of [Clostridium] scindens ATCC 35704 includes the following:
- a CDS encoding cobyric acid synthase, which translates to MAKTIMIQGTMSNAGKSLICTGLCRIFRQDGYKVAPFKSQNMALNSFITEEGLEMGRAQVVQAEAAGIAPQVQMNPILLKPTNDMGSQVIVNGEVQKNMSAREYFAYKKQLIPDIRKAFRQLDEMYDIIVIEGAGSPAEINLKEDDIVNMGMAKMAKAPVLLVGDIDRGGVFAQLLGTLMLLDEDEKEMVKGLLINKFRGDKTILDPGIDMLTERGGIPVVGVAPYLDVEIEDEDSLTERFHGQKECACIDIAVIRTPRISNFTDFMLLENLNGVSLRYVDRPSKLGSPDMIILPGTKNTMEDLRWMRQNGLEARVVRAASHGTVIWGICGGYQMLGDILRDPEGIEAGGTMKGMGLLPLETIFTKEKTRTRVDGRFLKVEGILAGLEGIALEGYEIHMGDTRSGLPAMCEIKDCAGKQTASQRTRQSMDGVSMGNVYGTYIHGIFDREDVVTAVVRALAARKGMILDDLKAVDLKDFKERQYDLLADGLRSHLDMKKIYEILEGGI; encoded by the coding sequence ATGGCTAAGACGATTATGATACAAGGGACCATGTCCAATGCAGGCAAAAGTCTGATCTGCACAGGATTGTGCCGGATATTCAGACAGGATGGATACAAGGTGGCGCCTTTTAAGTCGCAGAATATGGCGCTGAACTCGTTTATCACGGAAGAGGGACTGGAAATGGGAAGGGCCCAGGTGGTGCAGGCAGAGGCGGCAGGCATTGCGCCTCAGGTGCAGATGAACCCGATACTCTTAAAGCCAACCAATGACATGGGCTCCCAGGTGATCGTGAATGGCGAGGTTCAAAAAAACATGAGCGCAAGAGAGTATTTTGCCTATAAGAAGCAGCTGATACCGGATATTAGGAAGGCTTTTCGCCAACTGGATGAAATGTATGATATTATCGTGATCGAGGGGGCGGGAAGCCCTGCAGAGATCAATCTGAAGGAAGACGATATCGTCAATATGGGGATGGCAAAGATGGCTAAGGCCCCGGTATTGCTGGTAGGGGACATTGACAGAGGCGGCGTTTTCGCCCAACTGCTGGGAACCTTGATGCTGCTTGACGAGGATGAGAAAGAGATGGTCAAAGGGCTGCTTATCAACAAGTTCCGCGGGGATAAGACGATCCTGGATCCGGGTATAGACATGCTTACGGAGCGCGGGGGGATCCCGGTGGTGGGAGTCGCGCCGTACCTTGATGTGGAGATTGAAGATGAGGACAGCCTGACGGAGCGGTTCCATGGACAAAAAGAATGCGCGTGCATTGATATCGCAGTCATACGCACGCCCAGGATTTCTAATTTTACGGATTTTATGCTTCTTGAGAATCTGAATGGGGTGTCCCTAAGATATGTGGATCGTCCATCAAAACTTGGCTCTCCGGACATGATTATCCTGCCCGGGACTAAGAACACTATGGAAGATCTGCGCTGGATGCGCCAGAACGGACTGGAAGCCAGAGTGGTGCGGGCAGCATCCCATGGAACGGTAATCTGGGGAATCTGCGGAGGATACCAGATGCTTGGCGACATTTTACGCGATCCGGAGGGAATCGAGGCCGGCGGCACGATGAAAGGGATGGGGCTGCTTCCGTTGGAGACCATATTTACGAAGGAAAAGACCAGAACCCGGGTGGACGGAAGATTCCTGAAGGTGGAAGGCATTCTGGCAGGGTTGGAGGGCATAGCTTTGGAAGGATACGAGATCCACATGGGCGATACGAGATCAGGCCTGCCAGCCATGTGCGAGATCAAGGACTGCGCCGGAAAGCAGACAGCCAGCCAAAGGACGCGCCAAAGCATGGACGGAGTTTCCATGGGGAATGTATATGGAACCTATATCCATGGAATCTTTGACCGGGAAGACGTGGTGACAGCCGTTGTCCGCGCGCTGGCGGCAAGAAAAGGAATGATCCTTGATGATCTGAAGGCTGTGGATCTTAAGGACTTCAAAGAGAGACAGTATGATCTGCTTGCAGACGGCCTTCGGAGCCA
- a CDS encoding pyridoxal phosphate-dependent aminotransferase, whose protein sequence is MNGQARQVQIHGGDIYRNRNATDYSVNSNPLGPPDAVLEALHEHAGDIVHYPDICCQELKEAIGRFEGVSSGEIICGNGAAELFFAAVLAVRPKKALLLAPSFAEYARALVASGSDIRYYRLTQSDGYRVKEDILGEITKDIDMMFLCNPNNPTGELTDKPLLFRILDKCRACGVLLVLDECFLDFLPKPHKYEMAGARGTYPNLLLIKAFTKIFCMPGLRLGYGISSDEGLLSRMADAIQPWNVSVLAQACGVAALKDCGEYLEETRDYVENEKKDLIEVLSGKGYPVFGSKANYIFFQAKEGLYEEALKEGFLIRDCGNYEGLAPGYYRIAVRTKEENERMAAWLRRL, encoded by the coding sequence ATGAATGGCCAGGCCAGGCAGGTACAGATCCATGGAGGAGACATATACAGGAACAGGAATGCAACGGATTATTCCGTCAACAGCAATCCTCTGGGACCTCCGGACGCGGTGCTGGAAGCGCTTCATGAGCATGCGGGGGATATTGTGCATTATCCGGATATATGCTGCCAGGAACTAAAAGAAGCGATAGGGCGCTTTGAGGGGGTATCGTCCGGCGAGATCATCTGCGGCAACGGGGCAGCAGAACTATTTTTTGCGGCGGTACTGGCCGTACGTCCGAAAAAGGCGCTGCTCCTAGCGCCTTCCTTTGCGGAATACGCCCGGGCGCTTGTGGCGTCAGGCTCGGACATCCGGTACTATAGGCTGACCCAGTCTGACGGATACAGGGTAAAGGAGGATATCCTGGGGGAGATTACAAAGGACATTGACATGATGTTCCTGTGCAATCCCAATAACCCGACGGGAGAACTGACGGATAAGCCCTTGCTTTTCAGGATTCTTGATAAATGCCGGGCCTGCGGCGTGCTTCTGGTGCTGGACGAATGCTTCCTGGACTTTCTGCCAAAGCCCCATAAGTATGAGATGGCCGGCGCAAGGGGAACCTATCCCAACCTGCTTCTGATCAAGGCATTTACCAAAATATTCTGCATGCCGGGCCTGCGGCTTGGTTATGGGATCAGTTCTGATGAGGGGCTGCTTTCTAGGATGGCGGATGCCATACAGCCATGGAACGTGTCGGTACTGGCCCAGGCCTGCGGAGTCGCGGCCCTAAAGGATTGTGGAGAGTATCTGGAAGAGACCAGGGACTATGTGGAAAACGAGAAGAAAGATCTGATCGAAGTGCTGTCTGGCAAGGGATACCCCGTGTTCGGATCCAAGGCCAACTACATCTTCTTTCAGGCAAAAGAAGGGCTTTATGAGGAGGCGCTCAAGGAAGGCTTCCTGATCAGGGACTGTGGAAATTATGAAGGGCTTGCGCCGGGATACTACCGGATTGCGGTCCGCACAAAAGAGGAGAACGAAAGGATGGCAGCATGGCTAAGACGATTATGA
- the cbiB gene encoding adenosylcobinamide-phosphate synthase CbiB — translation MLDLILGDPRWLYHPVRMIGQLITILERIIRNCLPKSKWGERIGGAILAAACVGISVAAPILILAAAYRIQWWLGILAEGFMCYQILAVKSLKTESDKVFRALKEEGLEAGRKAVSMIVGRDTDSLDEAGVTKAAVETVAENTSDGVIAPLFYMMIGGAVPGFAYKAINTMDSMIGYKNEKYQYFGTAAARLDDAANYIPARLSAWMMIGAACIWGLDWRNAIRIYQRDRHNHKSPNAAQTESVMAGALDIKLAGNAWYFGKLYEKPSIGDAIRAVEPEDIRRSHKLLYGTAVLAAGAFLTVKIAILALLMTV, via the coding sequence GTGCTGGATCTGATCCTGGGCGATCCCAGGTGGCTCTATCATCCGGTGCGGATGATCGGACAGCTGATTACAATATTAGAAAGAATTATAAGAAACTGCCTGCCCAAATCTAAATGGGGCGAGAGGATCGGAGGAGCCATACTGGCGGCTGCCTGCGTAGGCATTAGCGTGGCAGCGCCCATCCTGATTCTCGCCGCCGCATATCGGATACAATGGTGGCTTGGAATATTGGCGGAAGGCTTCATGTGCTACCAGATTCTGGCGGTAAAGTCCTTAAAGACAGAGAGTGACAAGGTATTCCGGGCATTAAAGGAAGAAGGGCTTGAAGCGGGAAGGAAAGCAGTTTCCATGATCGTGGGAAGGGACACGGACAGCCTTGACGAAGCAGGAGTGACAAAAGCCGCTGTAGAGACGGTGGCGGAGAATACTTCCGATGGCGTGATCGCCCCCTTGTTTTACATGATGATCGGAGGCGCCGTGCCTGGCTTTGCCTATAAGGCCATCAACACGATGGATTCCATGATCGGATATAAGAATGAGAAATACCAGTACTTTGGCACGGCGGCAGCCAGGCTGGACGATGCGGCCAATTATATACCAGCCAGGCTTTCCGCCTGGATGATGATCGGCGCGGCCTGCATTTGGGGCCTGGATTGGCGCAATGCCATCCGCATCTACCAGAGGGACCGCCATAATCACAAAAGCCCTAATGCGGCGCAGACAGAGTCTGTGATGGCGGGAGCCCTGGATATCAAACTTGCGGGAAATGCGTGGTATTTTGGAAAATTGTATGAGAAGCCCAGCATCGGCGACGCGATAAGGGCGGTGGAGCCGGAAGATATCAGAAGATCCCACAAACTGCTATATGGGACGGCAGTGCTGGCGGCGGGAGCATTTCTGACGGTAAAGATTGCCATATTGGCACTGCTGATGACCGTTTAA
- a CDS encoding histidine phosphatase family protein: protein MMTIYLIRHSITEGNRWKRYIGRTDEPLCRQGVKLLEGRTYPRVDKVYASPMKRCLQTAGIIYPDMRPMVIEELAECDFGLFENKNYQELSGYPYYQQWVDSNGTLPFPQGESKEAFTKRSLKGFDKVLEDMRETQEEKAALIVHGGTIMSIMDAYACPKGSYFEFQVGNGEGYELVITNDLPGTDGICAGSDPGRSQVALSSGADDRTADYNIRKNYKKLPAQI from the coding sequence ATGATGACAATCTATTTGATCCGCCATTCCATCACCGAGGGCAACCGATGGAAGCGGTATATCGGACGGACAGATGAGCCCTTATGCAGGCAGGGAGTAAAACTGCTGGAAGGCAGGACATATCCCCGGGTGGACAAGGTCTATGCAAGTCCTATGAAGCGATGTCTTCAGACGGCTGGCATCATCTATCCGGATATGCGGCCCATGGTTATTGAGGAACTGGCAGAGTGCGATTTTGGCTTGTTCGAGAATAAGAATTATCAGGAACTTTCTGGATACCCGTATTACCAGCAGTGGGTTGACAGCAACGGGACGCTGCCTTTTCCGCAAGGGGAGAGCAAGGAAGCATTCACGAAGAGGAGTCTGAAGGGATTTGATAAAGTGCTGGAAGATATGAGAGAGACACAGGAAGAGAAGGCGGCTCTTATCGTGCATGGAGGCACGATCATGAGCATTATGGATGCTTATGCCTGCCCGAAAGGCAGCTATTTTGAGTTTCAGGTGGGAAATGGAGAAGGATATGAACTTGTTATTACGAATGATTTGCCCGGTACTGATGGGATTTGTGCTGGATCTGATCCTGGGCGATCCCAGGTGGCTCTATCATCCGGTGCGGATGATCGGACAGCTGATTACAATATTAGAAAGAATTATAAGAAACTGCCTGCCCAAATCTAA
- a CDS encoding bifunctional adenosylcobinamide kinase/adenosylcobinamide-phosphate guanylyltransferase gives MILIIGGAYQGKAAFAESLFPKIRWADGESCDLEDLYECQGILRFHAYIRRMLEKGQDVDDLAEKLMRRNPGAVVITDEIGYGIVPADAFLREYREAAGRVCTKLAANAKEVWRVSCGIGTRIKG, from the coding sequence ATGATACTGATTATTGGCGGAGCATATCAGGGGAAGGCGGCATTTGCAGAGAGCCTTTTTCCAAAGATCAGGTGGGCAGACGGGGAGTCGTGCGATCTTGAGGATCTCTATGAGTGCCAGGGCATTTTACGATTTCATGCTTATATCCGGCGTATGCTGGAAAAAGGGCAGGATGTGGATGATCTTGCGGAGAAGCTGATGCGAAGGAACCCCGGGGCGGTGGTCATAACCGACGAGATCGGCTATGGAATCGTGCCGGCAGACGCCTTTTTGCGGGAATACCGGGAGGCAGCCGGTAGAGTATGCACGAAGTTGGCCGCGAACGCAAAAGAGGTCTGGCGGGTATCCTGCGGAATTGGAACGAGGATTAAGGGATGA
- a CDS encoding adenosylcobinamide-GDP ribazoletransferase, with translation MKRLWNSFKIAFSMYSRIPMPHSEWTEENTSYAMCFFPWIGGVIGIVTWGIYHLERWLASYGIDYGSLFFTILMVVAPIIITGGIHMDGFLDTQDALGSYQPRERRLEILKDSHAGAFAIISCAVYLMMYVAVYSALTSHAVVVIGFGFVLSRTLSGLSVITFPQARQKGLAATFSQNAARKATRSVLLLYLAGLIAAMLAAGGLAGAGALLGAGGMYLYYYRMSLKKFGGITGDLAGYFLQMCELIMAACVVLVEGVLR, from the coding sequence ATGAAACGATTATGGAACAGTTTTAAAATAGCATTTTCCATGTATAGCAGGATTCCCATGCCGCACAGCGAATGGACAGAGGAAAATACATCCTATGCTATGTGTTTTTTTCCGTGGATAGGCGGCGTTATAGGGATCGTAACATGGGGGATTTATCATCTGGAACGATGGCTCGCAAGTTATGGGATTGATTATGGAAGCCTGTTTTTCACCATACTGATGGTGGTGGCTCCAATCATCATCACCGGCGGAATCCACATGGACGGTTTTTTAGATACCCAGGACGCCCTAGGCTCTTACCAGCCGAGGGAGCGCAGGCTGGAGATTTTGAAGGATTCCCATGCAGGAGCCTTTGCGATTATATCCTGCGCAGTCTATCTGATGATGTATGTGGCAGTCTATTCTGCCCTGACTTCCCATGCTGTCGTGGTGATTGGATTCGGATTCGTGTTATCCAGGACCTTAAGCGGACTGTCGGTCATCACATTTCCGCAGGCGCGTCAAAAGGGGCTTGCCGCCACATTTTCCCAGAATGCGGCGAGGAAAGCCACCAGAAGCGTTCTGCTCTTATATCTTGCAGGGCTGATCGCAGCGATGCTGGCGGCAGGAGGACTTGCAGGTGCAGGCGCGCTTCTGGGGGCAGGAGGAATGTATCTGTATTATTATCGCATGTCCCTTAAGAAATTCGGCGGGATTACCGGGGATCTGGCGGGATACTTCCTGCAGATGTGTGAATTGATTATGGCGGCCTGCGTGGTTCTTGTGGAAGGAGTGTTAAGATGA
- a CDS encoding bifunctional adenosylcobinamide kinase/adenosylcobinamide-phosphate guanylyltransferase: protein MIHLITGGSASGKSAYAEDWLLEAADEAQKGAYIYVATMLPYGRETMAKILRHRRLREGKGFVTMECPRNLAGTAIPGNRGVLLECVSNLAANELYGQHGRIKDVKETRDAIMEGIRHLAEYTDRLAIVTNEVNSDVNDYSKETEEYRTLMGQVNQKIADMADMVTEVVYGIPVEIKRS from the coding sequence ATGATACATCTGATCACAGGAGGGAGCGCAAGCGGCAAGTCCGCCTATGCAGAAGACTGGCTTCTTGAAGCAGCAGATGAAGCCCAAAAAGGCGCATATATCTATGTGGCGACCATGCTCCCTTATGGCAGGGAGACAATGGCAAAGATCCTGCGCCATAGACGCCTGCGGGAAGGAAAGGGATTCGTCACAATGGAGTGTCCAAGGAACCTGGCAGGCACCGCTATCCCCGGGAACCGGGGAGTCCTGCTGGAGTGCGTCTCCAATCTTGCGGCAAACGAACTCTATGGACAGCATGGAAGGATAAAGGATGTAAAGGAAACCCGGGATGCAATCATGGAAGGCATCCGGCATCTGGCGGAGTATACAGATCGTCTGGCTATCGTGACGAATGAAGTGAATTCCGATGTGAATGACTATAGCAAGGAGACAGAAGAATACCGTACTCTTATGGGCCAGGTGAACCAGAAGATCGCTGACATGGCGGATATGGTAACGGAGGTCGTCTATGGAATACCGGTGGAGATAAAGAGATCATGA
- the cobT gene encoding nicotinate-nucleotide--dimethylbenzimidazole phosphoribosyltransferase, with protein MTIEKIIDSIEPIDRKAMEEAGKRWNSIAKPLHSLGRLEEDIIKIAGMTSNADVCLDKKALIVMCADNGVVEEGVTQTGQEVTAIVAENFLTGNTSAAIMCKKAGVDLFPIDIGMAVVTKVPDYKVAYGTRNIALEPAMSREAAVQAVMTGVKLAGKAKDEGYQILATGEMGIGNTTTSSAIASVFTGCSPEQMTGRGAGLSTDGLRRKVEAIKKAIAVNRPDKADALDVLSKVGGFDICGMAGIFLGGAYYKIPVVMDGFISAAAALAAVRMCPAASGYILASHASKEPGMQALLKELDMSAPLCCGMSLGEGTGAVAYLPILEMAAEVYRKMSTFSENKIEDYKELGEES; from the coding sequence ATGACCATAGAGAAGATAATAGATAGTATAGAGCCCATTGACAGGAAGGCGATGGAAGAAGCAGGAAAACGCTGGAATTCCATTGCCAAGCCCCTCCACAGTTTGGGAAGGCTGGAAGAAGATATTATAAAGATTGCCGGCATGACGAGCAATGCAGACGTATGTCTGGATAAAAAGGCGCTGATCGTGATGTGCGCAGACAACGGCGTGGTAGAGGAAGGCGTGACGCAGACTGGCCAGGAAGTGACGGCGATCGTAGCAGAGAATTTCCTTACCGGCAATACCAGCGCGGCGATCATGTGCAAGAAGGCAGGAGTGGATCTGTTTCCGATTGACATTGGAATGGCGGTAGTTACGAAGGTTCCGGATTATAAAGTTGCCTATGGAACCAGGAACATTGCCTTGGAACCGGCCATGTCCAGGGAAGCAGCCGTACAGGCAGTGATGACAGGCGTCAAGCTGGCCGGGAAGGCAAAAGATGAAGGCTACCAGATTCTGGCTACCGGTGAAATGGGGATTGGCAACACCACTACCAGCAGCGCGATAGCCAGTGTGTTTACCGGATGTTCGCCAGAGCAGATGACCGGGCGGGGAGCCGGACTTAGTACAGATGGACTTAGGCGAAAGGTTGAAGCAATCAAGAAAGCAATCGCTGTGAACCGGCCAGATAAGGCGGATGCACTGGATGTCCTTTCAAAAGTAGGCGGATTTGACATCTGCGGCATGGCAGGGATATTTTTGGGTGGCGCATACTACAAAATTCCGGTGGTGATGGACGGATTCATATCTGCTGCGGCAGCCTTGGCAGCAGTCAGGATGTGCCCGGCCGCAAGCGGATACATCCTTGCTTCCCATGCATCGAAGGAGCCGGGGATGCAGGCGCTTCTTAAGGAACTTGACATGTCCGCGCCCTTGTGCTGCGGCATGAGTCTTGGGGAAGGAACCGGCGCGGTGGCGTATCTGCCGATTCTTGAGATGGCAGCGGAAGTGTACCGGAAGATGAGTACATTCAGTGAAAACAAGATTGAAGACTATAAGGAACTAGGAGAAGAGTCATGA
- a CDS encoding cobyrinate a,c-diamide synthase: MSIIRVPRLMMTACGSGTGKTMITCGILQVLKNRGVKCAPFKCGPDYIDPMFHKTVLGMDSENLDTFLCGRDKVRSILARRGRGMEIALIEGVMGYYDGLGGISCEASAYDVADATDTPAVLIVDCKGASKSVIPVIQGILNYQEDSHIKGIILNRLSPMMYGRMKEMIEKETRAEVLGYVPVLEDCELESRHLGLKMPHEVDGLEERLLRISRTLEETLEIDRMLSLAETAPEIEVQEVQEEQASGRNRKTGRSEEVRVGLARDEAFCFMYQENLRLLQERGISLVPFSPLYDAALPADLHGLLLYGGYPELYARALSRNTGMRESIRRAVTGGMPCMAECGGFMYLMEEMEDAEGKRYPMAGVLEGKCYPTPRLKRFGYITLTGGQAFGKDVGDIPAHEFHYYDADRCGEGYTARKPLSERSWKCMVSTDTMLAGYPHIHYDGNQEVARAFLEACRKRKNDDHREDNR, translated from the coding sequence ATGAGCATAATTCGAGTGCCAAGACTGATGATGACAGCGTGCGGCAGCGGAACGGGAAAGACGATGATCACCTGCGGGATTCTTCAGGTATTGAAGAATCGAGGCGTAAAATGCGCTCCCTTTAAGTGCGGCCCCGATTACATAGATCCGATGTTCCATAAAACTGTGCTGGGGATGGACAGTGAGAATCTGGATACGTTCCTGTGCGGCAGGGACAAGGTGCGCTCCATCCTGGCAAGAAGAGGAAGGGGAATGGAGATTGCCCTGATCGAAGGGGTGATGGGGTATTATGACGGCCTGGGAGGAATATCCTGCGAGGCCAGCGCCTATGACGTGGCGGATGCCACGGATACGCCGGCGGTATTGATCGTGGACTGCAAGGGGGCAAGCAAGTCTGTCATACCTGTGATCCAGGGGATTCTTAACTACCAGGAAGACAGCCATATCAAAGGAATTATCTTAAACCGCCTGTCCCCGATGATGTATGGGCGGATGAAAGAGATGATAGAAAAAGAAACGAGGGCGGAAGTTCTGGGGTATGTGCCTGTACTTGAGGACTGCGAGCTTGAGAGCAGGCATCTGGGATTGAAGATGCCGCATGAAGTAGATGGACTTGAAGAGCGTCTGCTTCGGATCAGCCGGACGCTGGAAGAGACTCTAGAGATCGACAGGATGCTTAGCCTTGCAGAGACCGCGCCAGAGATAGAGGTGCAGGAGGTGCAGGAAGAGCAGGCAAGCGGCAGGAATAGGAAGACAGGCAGATCTGAAGAAGTTCGGGTCGGACTTGCCAGGGATGAGGCTTTCTGCTTTATGTACCAGGAGAATCTCCGCCTGCTTCAGGAGAGGGGAATCAGCCTGGTTCCCTTTTCCCCTCTCTATGATGCGGCCTTGCCGGCAGATCTGCACGGCCTACTGCTATACGGCGGCTACCCGGAACTTTATGCCCGGGCCCTTAGCAGGAACACCGGAATGCGTGAGAGCATTCGCCGGGCAGTCACAGGAGGGATGCCCTGCATGGCAGAGTGCGGAGGCTTCATGTATCTGATGGAAGAGATGGAGGACGCGGAAGGGAAACGCTATCCCATGGCTGGAGTCCTGGAAGGGAAATGCTATCCCACTCCAAGGCTTAAGCGGTTCGGATATATTACATTGACGGGCGGGCAGGCATTTGGAAAAGATGTCGGCGATATACCGGCTCATGAATTCCATTATTATGACGCTGACAGATGCGGGGAAGGATACACGGCCAGGAAGCCGCTGTCTGAGCGTTCCTGGAAATGCATGGTCAGCACGGACACTATGCTTGCAGGATATCCCCATATCCATTACGATGGAAACCAGGAAGTTGCCAGAGCATTTCTGGAAGCATGCAGAAAGAGGAAGAATGATGACCATAGAGAAGATAATAGATAG
- a CDS encoding bifunctional cobalt-precorrin-7 (C(5))-methyltransferase/cobalt-precorrin-6B (C(15))-methyltransferase, whose product MKENKILLFAGTTEGRELAEYLVERKVKVHACVATPYGESLLPKNRLLSISHQRLDECQMKELIKEFEPRYVVDATHPFAKEVTENIKHACIEVKAPYIRLLREAGQAGESVRVEDVEAAVEYLEGTSGNILVTTGSKELENYTRLTDYQKRIFARVLSVGDVAVKCEELGIRGRHLICMQGPFSVEMNLAMLREYKISYLVTKESGIAGGYPEKCEAAAMAGVGLVVIGRPRQEAGMSLEEVIKFLKYEMNLQDKWKVSLVGIGMGTAETLTAEGKEACKKARLLIGAKRMLEAADQRQHTYASYQPEEIVSYIKEHPEYENVAVLLSGDAGFYSGASRLLKRLEAEPQIEARVIPGISSVAYFCARLGVSWEDAALRSLHGRQGNILAAVREHEKTVILAGSAQSVRSLCRKLTEYGYGGLKVCVGADLSYDTEKIIEGTAESLQVYQGADLAVIYVENPDMCKGMAVHGLPDGEFLRGDVPMTKEEVRSVSLSKLRLAKDSVVYDVGAGTGSVAVEAALRVTDGTVYAVEKKEEAVALIEKNQKKMKADNLVIVEGEAPDALLGLPVPDCVFIGGSAGNLEGILDTVYRKNKKARVVINTITLETLAEVKRCMEELPVTEEEIVQIAVSRSKKAGRYHMMQGLNPVTVISFTLHGKKDEEA is encoded by the coding sequence ATGAAAGAGAATAAAATTTTGTTGTTCGCGGGGACAACAGAGGGAAGAGAATTAGCAGAATATCTGGTGGAGCGTAAAGTCAAAGTCCATGCATGCGTGGCAACGCCCTATGGGGAGAGCCTGCTTCCTAAAAACAGGCTTTTGAGCATATCCCACCAAAGGCTGGACGAATGCCAGATGAAGGAACTCATAAAGGAATTTGAACCCCGCTATGTGGTAGATGCGACGCATCCTTTTGCAAAGGAAGTGACAGAGAACATCAAGCATGCCTGCATAGAAGTGAAGGCCCCATATATAAGGCTTCTCAGGGAGGCAGGGCAGGCAGGGGAGTCTGTGCGCGTAGAGGATGTGGAGGCAGCCGTGGAATACCTGGAGGGTACCAGCGGAAATATTCTGGTTACGACAGGCAGCAAAGAACTGGAGAACTATACCAGGCTGACCGATTACCAGAAACGTATCTTTGCCAGGGTCCTGTCTGTAGGGGATGTGGCAGTTAAGTGCGAGGAACTGGGAATCCGGGGCCGCCACCTCATCTGTATGCAGGGACCGTTTTCTGTGGAAATGAACCTGGCAATGTTAAGGGAATATAAGATTTCCTATCTGGTAACGAAGGAATCCGGCATTGCCGGCGGATATCCGGAAAAATGCGAGGCAGCAGCCATGGCCGGCGTTGGCCTGGTGGTGATCGGAAGGCCCAGACAGGAAGCGGGAATGAGTCTGGAAGAAGTTATTAAGTTTCTTAAATACGAAATGAATTTACAGGATAAGTGGAAAGTTTCTCTGGTGGGAATCGGAATGGGAACGGCGGAGACCTTGACGGCAGAGGGGAAAGAGGCGTGCAAGAAGGCCCGTCTGCTGATCGGGGCAAAAAGGATGCTGGAAGCAGCCGATCAGCGGCAGCATACGTATGCTTCATATCAGCCGGAGGAAATCGTCAGCTATATCAAAGAACATCCCGAATATGAGAACGTTGCCGTGCTTTTGTCCGGGGATGCGGGATTCTACAGCGGGGCTTCCAGGCTTCTTAAGAGGCTGGAAGCCGAGCCTCAGATAGAGGCCAGGGTCATTCCGGGCATTTCCTCCGTGGCGTATTTTTGCGCGAGACTCGGCGTATCCTGGGAGGATGCGGCACTAAGAAGCCTGCATGGAAGGCAGGGAAATATCCTTGCAGCAGTCAGGGAGCATGAAAAGACGGTGATCCTGGCAGGATCGGCCCAGAGTGTTCGAAGCCTTTGCAGGAAACTGACAGAATACGGATATGGGGGTCTGAAAGTCTGCGTAGGCGCAGATCTTTCCTATGACACGGAGAAGATCATAGAAGGAACGGCAGAATCCCTTCAGGTATATCAGGGGGCAGATCTGGCCGTAATCTATGTGGAGAATCCTGATATGTGCAAAGGAATGGCAGTGCATGGATTGCCGGATGGCGAATTCCTGCGGGGAGATGTCCCTATGACGAAAGAGGAAGTAAGAAGCGTCTCTCTCTCAAAACTGCGTCTTGCGAAGGATTCCGTGGTCTACGATGTAGGCGCGGGCACCGGTTCCGTAGCGGTGGAGGCAGCGCTTAGGGTGACGGATGGAACCGTATATGCCGTTGAGAAAAAGGAAGAGGCCGTCGCATTGATTGAAAAGAACCAGAAGAAGATGAAGGCAGATAATCTGGTGATCGTAGAGGGAGAGGCCCCGGATGCGCTGTTAGGCCTTCCGGTGCCGGACTGCGTATTCATCGGCGGCAGCGCGGGGAATCTGGAAGGAATCCTGGATACGGTCTATCGCAAGAATAAAAAGGCACGAGTAGTCATTAATACGATCACGCTGGAAACGTTAGCGGAAGTAAAGCGCTGTATGGAGGAACTGCCAGTCACGGAAGAAGAGATCGTCCAGATCGCCGTGTCCAGATCGAAGAAGGCCGGCAGGTACCATATGATGCAGGGGCTAAACCCGGTCACGGTGATTAGTTTTACATTGCATGGGAAGAAGGATGAAGAAGCATGA